CAGCTTGCCCGATCATAATGTTTTGATTAAAGGTGAAGTAAAGGAGTTGCCCAAAGATTATCCGAATGTAGAGTTTTTTACAGTGAAGACTGTTGATGGAATAGAAATGGACGGTTGGATGGTGAAGCCTACCAATTTTGATCCAAACAAGAAATATCCATTAGTTTTTTATGTCTACGGAGAACCTGCCGGGCAAACGGTAAAGAATACTTATGGAACAGGGCTCAACAGACTCTATGATGGGGATATGGCAAATGACGGTTATATCTACCTGTCTGTTGAAGGCAGGGGAGCGCCTGCACCAAAAGGCCGCGAATGGAGAAAGTCTATCTACCAGAATATTGGTGTGCAGAATATCAGAGATCAGGCTATGGCAGCTCAGGAGATTCTAAAATGGAATTTTGTCGATCCAACACGAATTGCTGTTTGGGGATGGAGTGGAGGGGGATCTACTACTTTGAATCTGTTGTTTCAATATCCGGATATTTACCAGACAGGTATATCCATAGCTGCTGTAGATAATCAGCTCAATTACGATAATATTTATCAGGAACGTTATATGGGCTTATTGCCGGAAGACAGGCATTTTTTTGTTCAGGGGTCACCAATAACACATGCGAAAAATCTGAAAGGTGATTTATTGCTGATTCATGGAACGGGAGACGATAATGTGCATTACAACAATGCCGAACAGATGATCAATGAATTGATTAAGCATGGAAAAACTTTTCAGATGATGAGCTATCCAAACCGTTCGCATAGTATTTCTGAGGGAGAAGGCACTGCAAAACATCTGGCTTTAACTTTTACTAAGTTTTTAAGGGAGCATTGTCCTCCGGGCGGCAGGTAGTTTACCCTGTGCTGACGAAGAGTTAGCCCGGCAAAATACCGTAGAACCCGATCTTTGACCTTTAGGCGCTAAACTAATTAAGCTTATTCTATTGTCGACATTGTTAACCTAACCATCACATTAACAGATTCTTTATAAATCCAAATATTATCTATAATAAATCCAATTAGAGTCCATGTTTTAGTTAAAAAACATGGACTTTATATGCTTTGATATTAAGCAAATATTTATAAAAAGCAGTATCAGCTAAGGTGAATTAAGGGATAAATTGTATATATTAGGTTTATTATTAACCAATTAGACCAACATGGCAATAATAGACAGCAGAGGAAGGCTTCACGGGAAAGTCGGCAATGTGGTTTACCGTACCGTGGGCAACATGAACATCGTACAGTCCAAACCTGCCAGGGTAAGGCAAGCGCTCTCTACCAAAGAAAGTGCACTGGAATTCGGACTGGTAAGCAATTGCGGGCGCATCCTGCGAAGTTTATATTCTTCTTTTGCCTATCACAGCGATGGCCGACTGCTCAACCGTATGAATGTAGCCCTGCTGAAGAGCCTGAAAGATACCGAAAAGCCACGTGGCGAACGGGATCTGCATGACGGCAACCCGCAACATTTAAAGGGATTACAGTTCAATATCAATTCACCGCTGACTGAAGCGCTTGCCGTTCGGCCGGTATGTTCCATGGTGGATGGAGGGATCATGGTACAGATACCTGCTTTCAATGTATCTGAAGATCTGCAACTGCCCAAATATACCAAGAACGCTATCCTTCGCCTGATGGTGGCTGCCATTAGTTTCAGGGAAGGTTATTACGAATACCTGGACTATAAGGATATCCCTTTGCAGTATGGAAAGGTTATACCGGAACAGGAATGGTTATCTGATGTTGCACTGCCTGCGGGAAGCATCGTTCTGGTGAGCGCTTCGCTGCACTGTTTCGGGATGAAAGGTATTGATGGGGAGCCGCTGAGCCTGAACGGCAAGGAATACAGCCCGGCGGAGATTATAGGAGCTTACAGGATAGATCATGAGGTTAAAGTAGAAGATGAGGATAAGGATAAGGTTGAGAATGAGGTTAAGAGTGGGACAGCTGATCAGACGGTACTAGAGAAAGCTTTTCCTAACCGCCATCGCTTGACCAATTACCGCGGGGAAGAGATACTGAAGGAGATAGCCAGAAAGCGCAAGCGGGACAAAAAGTACCAGGAACGCCTTGCTCGGGAGAAGATCTGGACAAGCGAAGAAGAAACCGTTGTGGATGGAATGAAACTGCCTGCAATTGGAAAAGTGTTTTATAAGAAGGAATAGGCTGAAAACCGGAGGGGCTTGATTTATTTCTTTATTCGTGTAACAGAAGGAGCTGTCTCCTATATTTGCTGGTACAAACATATGAGACAGCCTCGGTAAGACTTGAACTAGGCGCGAGATTGCTTCGTGGGCTCGCAAGTAATCTCTTATCAACCAATTGAAAGATTGCCGCGTTGTTCCTCCTCGCGATGGCGAAATAGGAGTGTAATTGCTCCAAAGGAGTTTCTTTCGAACGAACCCGGGAAGCAATCTTTGATAGTAAAGCCAATCACGCTCAAGTTTTCTGTGTAAAGGTGTAGAGCGAAAGGTGACTTGCACTTTTATGATACAAGCTCAAGTTATATCCTGGTTTGCATTTTTGCTTTTAAGTTATAATGTTCGGTAAAGAGAAATAAGGCTAAGTCATGCCTTCTAAAATTTGAACCAGTGTGAACTAAGTGCGTTTTCTATATGTTTTTTGAGTTATTTTTTATCTACAGAATACTTTCCTGGGCCTGTAAAGATTAAAGCAACAAAAACTAGTCCTAGTTCCATAGCATGTGATGCAACGGATATGCCATCTCCGCTATTCAGGTGAACTAAGGTTGCAATCAACATGGTGAAAGCTAGCAAAGCACTTACAGGACGGTGAAACAAACCAAGAATTAATAAGAATGAACCGAATGTTTCTGTTGCTGCTGCTGCAAAGCCCCACACTACAGGTAAGAAATCAATTCCTATAACTTTCATTCCGCTTCCTACCGCTTTCCATTTGTCAACACCCCCGGTAATTTTAGGAAGTCCGTGTAAGGTAAGCATCGATATGCCGATGCCTGCTCTTAAAATCAATAAACCGAAATCTCTATTTTTTAAAAAACTGTTTTTTGTAGCCATGCTGTAAATATAAAGATTAAAGCAATTTTGTTATATTGTATTTGCATGCTAAATGTAAACTTATGAAAACAAGACGATTAGTGTTAAATCTATTAATTTTAATTATTATTCTTCAAAGCTGTAATAGGGTTAATGTTGATATTAACTCCTTGACGGGGTCTTTTTCCAACAAAAATAGTGTATTATCTTATGATGTAGAGTTATACACAAACCAAGGGGAAGTGAAGTCTAAAAATGAAATAGAAAATTTCATGAGAAATAAGGAATTGGCGACAGATTTAAGTGCCGATAAAGAAACTATGAGTAGACTTTATGAGAATATCCCAGAGAGTATTGAGTTGAAAAGAGACGGATCTTTTTTTGCGCCTTATGCTTCCGGGATAGTAGAAAATATAGATGAGAAGAGAGCCTTGTTAGTTGGTAATGATTCTATCATTATAAGGCATGATTTTATTTTAGAATTCCAAACGCAATCTAATCTTTCTAATTACGATGTTGATTTTATAAATCAATTTCCTGAATCTGTAAATTGTGTCTCTTTGCCAAAGAGGACTGGGTATTCACAAGTTTGTAAAGCCAGGTTTGTTATACCTATAAAAGCTGAGAATAACACTACTTTAACCGTACCCTCATATACTGTTTATTATTGGTCGAATCGTGACGGTAAACACGGAACTTTCACATTAGCAGATCGGACTAATTTTATAAAAGACGATTTTTACAAAAGTTTAATGGACGGAGATACCGTTTTAATACAGCGAAAGGAACATGTTTTTGAGAAAATATAATGGATTTTAAAATAGCAGGATTTAATAATAAATCTATATTGGGAGACATCACTTTTTCGGATTCAGGAAGTAAGGTGTTCGCTTTGTTTGTTCACGGTTTTAAGGGATTTAAAGACTGGGGAGCACATAACCTGGTTGCTAAATATTTTGCCGATCATGGTATTGACTATGTTAAGTTTAATTTTTCACATAGTGGGGTTCCGGTGGACGATCCAAAGGACGTGACTAATCTGGAAGATTTTGCCAATAACACACCAGTTAAGGAACTATTCGATTTGGAAAAGGTAATTTCCTACCTAAAACAGGAACATGAAGACTCTAAAATTATTTTAATTGGGCATAGCAGAGGAGGAGGAATAAGCATTTTACAAGCGGAAAGGGATAAAAGGGTGAATGCCTTAATTACATGGGCGGCTATTAATGATTTTAGCAGTTTATGGAAAAAGGAACAGGAAGACGAGTGGAAGGCGACAGGAAAGATCGAGACTTTTAACGCGAGGACAAAAGAATATATGCCTCTCAATTTAATTCTATTGCAGGATTATGAGGAAAATAAAGAAAGCCTGGATATTAAAAAGGCAGCAGAGAAATTGCAAAAGCCATGGTTGATTATTCATGGAGACGAAGATATCAACGTTAGTCTTAGCGTGGCAGAAGAATTTAGATGGCTCAATCCAAAAGCAAAGTTTGAACTCATAAAAAATGCAAACCATGTGTTTGGAGCAAGCCATCCTTATCATGGGACCATATTGCCAGATTATTTATTAACAGTATGCAAAGAGAGTGTTCGGTTTATAATGTCTCTAAGTTTTCTTAAGTAGATTGAATGGGGAAATATTCCCTGTTTAATCTAGTCTTTAAAATGGCAAATCATCATCTAAAGGGTCTAAGCTTAAATCCTCGTTACTAACAGAAGCACTGGCGGTTTTTTCACCACCGCTCTGAGGGGCTTCAAAGTCGCTTTTTCTGCCAAGCATGGTGAAGTTTTCAGCAACAACCTCTGTGGTGTATTTTTTGTTGCCCTCTTTATCCTCGAAAGATCTTGTTCTTAGTTTTCCTTCTATGTAAACAAGCTTCCCTTTTTGCAGATACTTTGAAGCAACTTCTGCCAGACCGCGCCACATAACGATGTTGTGCCATTCTGTTTGTTCAATTCTTTTACCGTCTTTGTTGAAAGTTTCTGACGTCGCTAAAGGGAAACTAGCTACGGTAACATTTCCGTCTAAATGTCTCACTTCGGGATCTTTCCCTAAGTGTCCTACTAAAATAACCTTGTTGATACCTGACATAATTTGCAATTAAATTTCATTCAATTTATAGAAGTTTTTTAAAAAAGCAAAAATTAATTTCGGTTTGGCCAATTTGTCTAACTGCTTGACGTTTACCCAGAACCAATTATTTTCTTTTATGAATTCCGTATTTAAATCGGATACTTCAATAAATGTCCCAAAAAGCCTTTGGTGTGTTAAAATATGCTTTATTGAATTGGAAACACTTGATATCTTAGATTGTTCTGGAATTAGATTTTTAAACTCAATTGTTTCTGCCAAATTATCGAATGTAAGTGGAGTGGGGCTTTCGATCATGGGGAAATCGTGAAGACCAGCCCATATATCGCTCTCGCCCCTTCTTTTTACCAGTATTTTGTTGTCTTTTATCACAATAAAGTAATAGAAGTGCCTCTCTTTTATTTTCAGGTTTTTATTTTTAACTGGTAATTCGCTTACTAAATTGTTTTGGAATGCATGGCATGAGATATTTAGCGGGCAAATATCGCAATTAGGGTTTTTAGGTTTGCATTGAAGTGCCCCAAACTCGATGATTGCCTGGTTATGTTCTCCTGCATTCTTTTCATTTAACAGGCTGTTTGCAAGCTCCTGAAATTGTTTTTTTCCCTGAGTGGTGTTAATAGGTGTGTCAATACCAAAATGTCTGGCCAATAGTCGGTAAACATTTCCGTCAACTACAGCCTTTGCCTCATTAGAAGAAAAAGAAGATATAGCCGCTGCCGTATATTCGCCTATACCAACGAGTTTGATAAGCTGAGCGTAATTGTTCGGAAAAATGCCCCGATGTTCTTCCATTACTTTTCTGGCGGTTTTCAGCATATTCCTTCCCCGGGAGTAATATCCTAATCCCTGCCAGTAATGAAGTATTTGATCTTCAGACGCTTCAGCGAAGCTTTTAACATCCGGGAAGTTTTCAGCAAACCTGAAATAATAGGGCATCCCTTGTTCTACGCGAGTCTGCTGTAGGATTATTTCTGAAAGCCAAATATGGTATGGATCGCTAGTATTGCGCCATGGAAGGTCTCTTTTGTTAATTCTATACCATTTTATCAATTCGTCTGAGAAATTCATACGCAAAATTACATTTAAAGCCTTATATTCATTGCCTAAAAGCTTAAGTGTTGTATTATAGGCGTTTGAAATAAAAAAATTAAGTTTTTTATTTCCCTTATTCCGATAAAAGCCCTACTTTTGCAACCCCAAATCAAGGGAAGGAAAAAATAAAAAAGATATATAAGACATGACAAAGGCAGAAATTATTGCAGAAATTGCTAATAAGACCGGAATCGAGAAGGTAGATGTACAAGAAACTGTAGAGGCATTCTTTAAAGTAGTTAAAAATTCTATGATTAGTGGCGAGAATGTTTACGTTAGAGGGTTTGGTAGTTTTGTAGTAAAGAAAAGAGCAGAGAAAACAGCAAGAAATATCTCTAAAAACACAGCTATTATTATCCCAGAGCATTTTGTGCCTAGCTTTAAGCCAGCAAAAGCTTTTGTTGATAAAGTAAAAGTAGGAAACAAAAAAGCAAAAGCAGTAAATGCATAAATAAAGCAATATTGATATGAAGACAAAACAATATATAGTAATTGGTTCGGTGGTAGTGTTAATGGGAATATTATTGAGTCTTGATATCAAGGGTTTGGTTAAGAAGGAAGATGCTTCTGGTGCGGAAGCTGAAACAGCAGCAACTGCAGAGAAAAAAGTTGTTTCGGGTTTTTCCAGAGAAAGTGTTCTGGCTATAGCCAAGCAGAATGTTAGCCCTAGTTTGCTTACTGATATTGAAAAGG
This genomic interval from Pseudopedobacter saltans DSM 12145 contains the following:
- a CDS encoding single-stranded DNA-binding protein, coding for MSGINKVILVGHLGKDPEVRHLDGNVTVASFPLATSETFNKDGKRIEQTEWHNIVMWRGLAEVASKYLQKGKLVYIEGKLRTRSFEDKEGNKKYTTEVVAENFTMLGRKSDFEAPQSGGEKTASASVSNEDLSLDPLDDDLPF
- a CDS encoding alpha/beta hydrolase family protein; this translates as MDFKIAGFNNKSILGDITFSDSGSKVFALFVHGFKGFKDWGAHNLVAKYFADHGIDYVKFNFSHSGVPVDDPKDVTNLEDFANNTPVKELFDLEKVISYLKQEHEDSKIILIGHSRGGGISILQAERDKRVNALITWAAINDFSSLWKKEQEDEWKATGKIETFNARTKEYMPLNLILLQDYEENKESLDIKKAAEKLQKPWLIIHGDEDINVSLSVAEEFRWLNPKAKFELIKNANHVFGASHPYHGTILPDYLLTVCKESVRFIMSLSFLK
- the mutY gene encoding A/G-specific adenine glycosylase, with the translated sequence MNFSDELIKWYRINKRDLPWRNTSDPYHIWLSEIILQQTRVEQGMPYYFRFAENFPDVKSFAEASEDQILHYWQGLGYYSRGRNMLKTARKVMEEHRGIFPNNYAQLIKLVGIGEYTAAAISSFSSNEAKAVVDGNVYRLLARHFGIDTPINTTQGKKQFQELANSLLNEKNAGEHNQAIIEFGALQCKPKNPNCDICPLNISCHAFQNNLVSELPVKNKNLKIKERHFYYFIVIKDNKILVKRRGESDIWAGLHDFPMIESPTPLTFDNLAETIEFKNLIPEQSKISSVSNSIKHILTHQRLFGTFIEVSDLNTEFIKENNWFWVNVKQLDKLAKPKLIFAFLKNFYKLNEI
- a CDS encoding DoxX family protein; translated protein: MATKNSFLKNRDFGLLILRAGIGISMLTLHGLPKITGGVDKWKAVGSGMKVIGIDFLPVVWGFAAAATETFGSFLLILGLFHRPVSALLAFTMLIATLVHLNSGDGISVASHAMELGLVFVALIFTGPGKYSVDKK
- a CDS encoding HU family DNA-binding protein; amino-acid sequence: MTKAEIIAEIANKTGIEKVDVQETVEAFFKVVKNSMISGENVYVRGFGSFVVKKRAEKTARNISKNTAIIIPEHFVPSFKPAKAFVDKVKVGNKKAKAVNA